In Candidatus Defluviibacterium haderslevense, the following are encoded in one genomic region:
- a CDS encoding sigma-70 family RNA polymerase sigma factor, giving the protein MKNITTMIDDSDLLELLRVGDSKGFKEIHLKSFKLLSKYVINNSGNLEDAEDLFQDSLIALLNNIRKPEFQLSSSLQNYLLSISRNLWLRELKKNKMRHVENLDGITEQWMNISDDEVESMDLENKRQEDLSKQFALLGNDCKTLLTEFYYYQKSLDEISKKMNYTYDFIKVKKFRCMKELKKNML; this is encoded by the coding sequence ATGAAAAATATTACAACCATGATAGATGACTCTGATTTATTGGAGTTATTACGTGTTGGTGATTCAAAGGGATTTAAAGAAATTCATTTGAAATCATTTAAATTGTTATCCAAATATGTAATAAATAATAGTGGAAACTTGGAAGATGCCGAAGATTTATTTCAGGATAGTCTGATTGCCCTTTTGAATAATATCAGAAAACCCGAATTCCAATTGAGTTCAAGTTTGCAGAATTATCTTCTATCCATTTCACGGAATTTATGGTTACGGGAATTGAAGAAAAATAAAATGAGACATGTTGAAAATTTGGATGGCATAACGGAACAATGGATGAACATTTCAGATGATGAGGTGGAGAGCATGGACTTGGAAAACAAAAGACAAGAAGACCTCTCTAAGCAATTTGCCCTATTGGGTAATGATTGTAAAACCTTGCTTACTGAATTCTATTATTATCAAAAATCTCTTGATGAGATTTCAAAAAAAATGAATTATACTTATGATTTTATCAAAGTAAAAAAGTTCAGATGCATGAAAGAACTTAAAAAAAACATGCTTTAA
- a CDS encoding CHASE2 domain-containing protein, translating into MNLRLKNNILKGFLQKLLRPRNHLWIHAITYSGFSLLFVYLMHHLPVNQLFIDPFSEAIKSHDIMDVAFSKFRDKRKVSFDSRIVIINSGITDRAKLAKTIDILNFRKAAAIGIDLILDTLYNTQEDSMLQQAISKTNNIVFGYIFYEKKGSHNSIKALGSNDFFIQDKTEAYVNLGTNDGFSVRAFEPVHHVGGSENFSFGLQLSALYDTTALPFIHKRHIEKEWINFKRVQPGYSSMAYPINHDGVVHYNMIHIDQLLNDTLQYDSTYFANKIVLIGFCGETEQALSMKDRYFTPLNEEYTGRSIPDMHGVTIHANIISMILDRDFICEVSHFRIYLYSFLLYLFNYFVYRRMERHNFFRSMPFIRLIQILEFFILLMICVLLLLSFNIKLGFVFIVTTVILSYELFELYEHKFKPYVQRKLDAFLN; encoded by the coding sequence TTGAATCTGAGATTGAAGAATAATATACTTAAAGGATTTTTGCAGAAATTATTGCGACCGAGGAATCATCTTTGGATACATGCTATTACGTATTCGGGGTTTAGTTTATTGTTTGTTTATTTAATGCATCATTTGCCTGTCAATCAATTGTTTATTGACCCATTCAGTGAGGCCATCAAAAGCCATGACATTATGGATGTGGCTTTTTCTAAGTTTAGAGATAAACGAAAAGTATCCTTTGATTCTCGAATTGTAATCATTAATTCAGGGATTACGGATCGAGCTAAATTGGCTAAAACCATTGATATACTCAATTTCAGAAAAGCAGCTGCCATTGGTATTGATTTAATTCTTGACACATTGTATAATACTCAAGAGGATAGCATGTTGCAACAAGCAATAAGCAAGACAAATAATATTGTATTTGGATATATATTTTATGAAAAGAAGGGCTCTCATAATAGTATTAAAGCATTAGGTTCTAATGATTTTTTTATTCAAGATAAAACGGAGGCTTATGTTAATTTAGGAACCAATGATGGGTTTTCGGTAAGGGCCTTTGAGCCGGTACATCATGTTGGCGGTTCCGAAAATTTTTCATTTGGTTTGCAATTATCTGCTTTATACGATACAACAGCACTTCCATTTATTCACAAAAGGCATATTGAGAAAGAATGGATTAATTTTAAAAGAGTTCAGCCTGGTTATAGTTCTATGGCTTATCCAATTAATCACGATGGGGTGGTTCATTACAACATGATTCACATAGATCAGTTGTTAAATGATACCTTGCAATATGATTCAACTTATTTTGCAAATAAAATTGTTCTTATAGGATTTTGTGGAGAAACAGAACAGGCGCTTTCTATGAAGGATAGGTATTTTACTCCTTTAAATGAGGAGTATACTGGTAGATCAATCCCTGATATGCATGGAGTAACAATCCATGCAAACATTATTTCAATGATTTTAGACCGGGATTTTATTTGTGAAGTTTCGCATTTTCGGATCTATCTGTATTCATTTTTACTTTATCTATTCAATTACTTTGTGTATAGGAGGATGGAGCGGCATAATTTTTTCAGATCGATGCCATTCATTCGTTTAATTCAAATATTGGAATTCTTTATATTGTTGATGATATGCGTATTATTATTGTTGTCTTTTAATATTAAATTGGGTTTCGTGTTTATCGTTACAACCGTAATATTGTCTTATGAGTTATTTGAATTGTATGAGCACAAATTCAAACCATATGTTCAAAGAAAATTAGATGCTTTTCTTAATTAA
- a CDS encoding alpha/beta hydrolase has product MDKPNLLLLHGALGNRDQFLNISSLLSKHFQVWSMNFSGHSGEPFDSNFSLELFVKDVNFFLRQNKIPSVKIFGYSMGGYVAMKFASQYPDKVSGIITLGTKLNWTSEFAKAEVLKLDAELIELKVPKLASILINRYSAHLWKKVVQQTASFLYTLGQGKGLNDDDLKNIECPVLICRGNDDVMVEQNECMSVVLKLIKGHYNNIENGHHLYERYDAPVLVNLIKHEFLNLV; this is encoded by the coding sequence ATGGATAAACCTAATTTGTTACTCCTACATGGGGCATTGGGGAATAGAGATCAGTTTCTGAATATCAGTTCTCTGCTGAGTAAGCATTTTCAAGTATGGAGTATGAATTTTTCAGGTCATAGTGGGGAGCCTTTTGATTCAAATTTTAGTCTGGAACTTTTTGTAAAAGATGTTAATTTTTTTTTGAGGCAGAATAAGATTCCAAGTGTTAAGATTTTTGGATATAGTATGGGCGGATATGTTGCGATGAAATTTGCATCACAATATCCCGATAAAGTTTCAGGTATTATTACCTTAGGAACAAAACTCAATTGGACTTCTGAATTTGCGAAGGCAGAAGTTTTAAAATTGGATGCAGAATTAATAGAACTTAAAGTTCCAAAATTGGCTTCTATTTTAATCAATAGATACTCAGCACATTTATGGAAAAAAGTAGTACAACAGACCGCTTCATTTTTATATACTCTGGGCCAGGGTAAAGGACTTAATGATGATGATTTAAAGAATATTGAATGTCCTGTATTGATTTGTCGTGGTAATGATGATGTTATGGTTGAGCAAAATGAATGTATGAGTGTGGTACTAAAATTAATAAAGGGACATTATAATAATATTGAAAATGGGCATCACCTTTATGAACGGTATGACGCTCCTGTCCTGGTTAATTTAATAAAGCATGAATTTCTTAATTTAGTCTAA
- a CDS encoding T9SS type A sorting domain-containing protein, with protein sequence MIELCLRSFSRTLHRSFLFLFLFSLGWQLNAGIVFNGSPGTAAPPNNLGGLPMFSFPNDPRTLGDLVTSASVSYDCPSLVNFSRPMTHAKINAGWNNWSHGYTGDVYYSLIGGNMTITLPANTRGFYFYMEKNSFGTANLTATANDGTTSGPIPVTTPNGAQYYGFYTTSASCLLTTITVNIPAGNVGFAVGEFGINIDANNGAIACNNNIQISLDENCIATVTPDMVLEGNISSTCPGDFTVVVRDWVTNAIIDIDPITHYPQIGFKQIGHKLKITITDPSTGNNCWGTAFVEDKLAPILTCPRDITLSCLEDVSPLGLAGEANAYEACSAFTVNYSDLITKGGCQAGFDRIITRTWTAVDATGNKSTCVQTITVNLGDLADVVPPLNFTGLILPNHTHYLVCDEKYDSKFNANAHYRPSPECVDDYLLDKAIFDATGVRVPKLLGWNCIESGAYAGHPNPKSIYYPAHTDPQSCWAANQIVMWEGTGEPSAVGCSNIAITFKDLRIDVSKPGCNAGPVGCYKLLRTWTLLDWCTGEIDEYSQIIKVIDDEGPNVLYPDNLIVNTDPWKCEGRWDVPPAYVVDNCSNEVHYTIRVENGTVLGNENTGYIVVNLPLGIQNAYIVAEDCCGNVTEKLIVIDVQDNTPPNAVCIQKTTVTIGGTQSPGENLAKVFASSFDNGSFDNCAPHIYFKAIRMDELDGTNNGSTKESTVCNKANGDDDSKLTGSQTYFDDNVKFCCADAGNSIRVVFRVFDVDPGVGPITPSRMNSGGDLFGRYSDCMIEVEVQNKGIPTVVAPPDIVVSCKFWFDLNKITDPADATFGKIVNDVAWRTKVSTNDVVCSYFCEENPYTKYPGYVKLAPNQVVPAPNKACDFYNSLFNAAHPDNKYDLTWGFDGYVLSACGTTPTIKVNDLRECGQGRILRTFSAQGPNGILVTATQTIWVVNCDPLYISRDFCDTTDDIVWPDCKGLGTHVNGCGADTDPSVTGRPVILNGKDHNCALIAIEPFDEVFTIEPDACYKILRRWVVIDWCQYDPNIDPTHGRWEFTQVIKVSDKVKPEVTCNVGVCEPAVIDPKLKVCVGHIRLTATAVDSCTPADWLSHEYKIDAYNNGTIDFTVGTLTKRQFSLGDKPVNHNNPFADDPNNPFDASGTYPIGIHKITWYVEDGCGNIGTCSTLFEIKDCKAPTPYCLTGIITVPMPSSGCVDVWAKDLDFNSYDNCTPKDKLKFYFDGDTAKRSIRVCCADFIKEKASDELRIPVQMWVEDEEGNRDYCTTIVIIQDNQNVCPNPTGLAGITGELKTEEGSNAANVTVDLYMNGQLLKNRFTGTNGSYSFPDLSFPQDYTIKPGRNDNPLNGVTTADIVKMQKHILGVETLNTPYKLIAADVNKTNSITASDIAETRKLILGVIPNFTKSPSWIFIPTTTTFADPKSPWNYTTDKTMGLKTPSDIANFIAVKVGDVNHSAAANAQGGVQIRTNENLTFEVDETFMKAGETYRVAFRSNEFNNVSGYQFTINFDKLGLSYVGIEAGELQLTNENFGLTQVENGMITTSWNSNHPISVDKKDVLFTLVFKANHNAALSKSLTISSDITYAEAYDGQLNTQGVNLDVRSSNGVTSSGVFELYQNSPNPFQQATEITFRLPEASPATLTIYDVTGKVHRIYNVKGQKGLNTVSVNHNDLSTSGMFYYQLDAANQTATKRMIILE encoded by the coding sequence ATGATTGAACTATGCTTACGAAGTTTTTCAAGAACACTTCACCGAAGTTTTCTTTTTCTTTTCCTCTTTTCACTTGGCTGGCAATTAAATGCCGGTATTGTGTTTAATGGCAGCCCGGGGACTGCAGCACCACCAAATAATCTTGGTGGATTACCGATGTTTTCATTTCCAAATGACCCTAGAACGCTAGGTGATTTAGTGACTTCAGCATCTGTTAGCTATGATTGTCCAAGTCTTGTTAATTTCTCAAGACCAATGACACATGCCAAAATAAATGCTGGATGGAACAATTGGAGTCATGGTTACACTGGTGATGTCTATTATTCCTTAATTGGTGGTAATATGACGATTACTTTGCCTGCTAATACCAGAGGATTTTATTTCTATATGGAAAAAAATTCTTTTGGTACAGCGAATTTAACCGCTACTGCTAATGACGGAACAACTTCTGGTCCCATTCCAGTTACAACACCAAATGGAGCTCAATATTATGGGTTTTATACTACAAGTGCTAGTTGTTTATTGACTACAATTACGGTCAATATACCAGCTGGTAATGTTGGATTTGCAGTAGGTGAATTCGGAATTAATATTGATGCCAATAATGGTGCCATTGCATGTAACAATAACATACAGATTTCATTGGATGAAAACTGTATTGCTACGGTTACACCTGATATGGTTTTAGAAGGAAATATTTCTTCTACTTGCCCTGGTGATTTTACAGTAGTAGTTCGTGACTGGGTTACAAATGCGATTATTGACATTGATCCAATTACGCATTATCCACAAATTGGATTCAAACAAATTGGTCATAAATTAAAAATCACCATTACGGATCCGTCAACAGGAAATAATTGTTGGGGAACTGCTTTTGTTGAAGACAAATTAGCACCAATATTAACTTGTCCTAGAGATATTACGCTTAGCTGCCTTGAAGACGTTTCTCCACTTGGATTAGCAGGTGAAGCAAATGCTTATGAGGCTTGTAGCGCATTTACTGTTAATTATAGTGACTTGATTACTAAAGGTGGTTGCCAGGCTGGTTTCGACAGAATAATTACCAGAACATGGACTGCTGTTGATGCTACCGGAAATAAATCTACTTGTGTACAAACAATTACTGTTAACTTAGGAGATTTAGCTGATGTTGTTCCACCATTAAATTTCACAGGATTAATTTTACCAAATCATACACACTATTTAGTTTGTGATGAAAAATATGATTCTAAATTTAATGCAAATGCTCACTATCGTCCTTCACCTGAATGTGTTGATGATTATTTATTAGATAAAGCTATTTTTGATGCAACTGGTGTTAGAGTACCTAAATTATTAGGTTGGAATTGCATTGAATCAGGAGCTTATGCTGGTCACCCAAATCCTAAATCTATTTATTATCCTGCTCACACTGATCCTCAATCTTGTTGGGCAGCTAATCAAATTGTTATGTGGGAAGGAACAGGTGAGCCATCTGCTGTTGGTTGTTCTAATATAGCTATAACATTTAAAGATTTAAGAATTGATGTTTCTAAACCAGGATGTAATGCTGGTCCGGTTGGTTGTTACAAGTTATTAAGAACTTGGACCTTATTGGATTGGTGTACTGGTGAGATTGACGAATATAGCCAAATCATCAAAGTCATTGATGATGAAGGACCTAATGTCTTGTATCCAGATAATTTAATTGTCAATACTGATCCTTGGAAATGCGAAGGCCGTTGGGACGTTCCTCCTGCTTACGTAGTTGACAATTGCTCTAATGAAGTACATTACACTATTAGAGTAGAGAATGGAACTGTATTGGGTAATGAAAATACAGGTTATATTGTGGTAAATCTTCCTCTTGGTATCCAAAACGCCTATATTGTTGCTGAAGACTGCTGTGGTAATGTTACAGAAAAATTAATTGTAATTGATGTTCAAGATAACACGCCACCAAATGCAGTGTGTATTCAAAAAACAACAGTTACCATCGGAGGAACTCAATCTCCTGGTGAAAATTTAGCAAAAGTATTTGCATCTTCATTTGACAATGGGTCTTTTGATAATTGCGCTCCCCATATTTATTTTAAGGCAATTCGTATGGACGAGCTAGATGGTACCAATAATGGTAGCACTAAAGAATCAACTGTTTGTAACAAAGCAAATGGTGATGATGATTCTAAATTAACTGGTTCACAAACTTACTTTGATGACAATGTAAAATTCTGTTGCGCTGATGCAGGAAATTCAATACGAGTTGTATTTAGAGTATTTGATGTTGATCCTGGAGTTGGACCAATTACTCCAAGCAGAATGAACTCTGGTGGAGATTTATTTGGAAGATACAGCGATTGTATGATAGAAGTTGAGGTTCAGAACAAAGGAATTCCTACTGTTGTAGCTCCTCCTGATATTGTTGTAAGTTGTAAGTTTTGGTTTGATTTAAATAAAATCACAGATCCTGCTGATGCTACTTTTGGAAAAATAGTAAATGATGTTGCTTGGAGAACAAAGGTTTCTACAAATGATGTCGTGTGCAGCTATTTCTGCGAAGAAAATCCGTATACTAAATATCCGGGCTACGTTAAATTGGCTCCGAACCAAGTGGTTCCTGCACCAAATAAAGCATGTGATTTCTATAACAGTTTATTTAATGCTGCGCATCCTGATAATAAGTATGACTTGACTTGGGGTTTTGATGGATATGTATTATCTGCATGTGGCACTACTCCAACAATTAAAGTTAATGACTTAAGAGAATGTGGACAAGGAAGAATCTTAAGAACTTTTTCGGCTCAAGGTCCTAATGGTATCTTGGTTACTGCAACTCAAACGATTTGGGTAGTTAACTGTGATCCTCTATATATTTCAAGAGATTTCTGCGACACAACTGATGATATCGTTTGGCCGGATTGCAAAGGACTTGGAACTCACGTAAATGGTTGCGGAGCAGACACAGATCCTAGTGTTACCGGTAGACCAGTTATATTAAATGGAAAAGATCACAACTGTGCTCTTATTGCAATTGAACCTTTTGATGAAGTATTCACTATTGAACCAGATGCGTGCTACAAAATTCTGAGAAGATGGGTAGTTATTGATTGGTGTCAATATGATCCAAACATTGATCCTACTCACGGACGTTGGGAATTCACTCAGGTGATCAAAGTCTCTGACAAAGTTAAACCTGAAGTTACATGTAATGTTGGTGTTTGCGAACCAGCTGTGATTGATCCAAAACTAAAAGTATGTGTTGGACATATCAGATTAACTGCTACTGCTGTAGATTCATGTACACCAGCTGATTGGTTATCTCATGAATACAAAATTGATGCATATAATAATGGAACAATTGATTTCACAGTAGGTACATTAACTAAACGTCAATTCTCATTAGGCGACAAACCAGTAAATCACAATAATCCATTTGCAGATGATCCAAATAATCCTTTTGATGCTAGTGGTACTTATCCAATAGGTATTCATAAAATCACTTGGTATGTTGAAGATGGTTGTGGAAATATTGGAACTTGTTCAACTTTATTTGAAATAAAAGATTGCAAAGCACCAACACCATATTGCTTAACTGGAATCATTACTGTTCCTATGCCTTCATCCGGATGTGTTGATGTGTGGGCTAAAGATTTAGATTTCAATAGTTATGACAATTGTACACCTAAGGATAAATTGAAATTCTATTTCGACGGCGATACTGCTAAACGTAGCATTAGAGTTTGTTGCGCAGATTTCATTAAAGAAAAAGCAAGTGATGAATTGCGTATACCAGTTCAAATGTGGGTAGAAGATGAAGAAGGAAATCGTGACTATTGCACAACTATAGTTATCATTCAAGACAACCAAAATGTTTGTCCAAACCCTACAGGATTAGCTGGAATTACTGGTGAATTAAAAACTGAAGAAGGATCAAATGCAGCAAACGTGACTGTAGATCTTTACATGAACGGTCAATTATTGAAAAATAGATTCACTGGAACCAATGGATCATATTCTTTCCCTGACTTATCATTCCCTCAGGATTACACCATTAAACCAGGAAGAAATGACAATCCATTAAACGGTGTTACTACTGCGGATATCGTTAAGATGCAAAAACATATATTAGGTGTTGAAACATTAAATACACCATACAAATTGATTGCAGCTGACGTCAATAAAACGAATTCAATAACTGCATCTGACATAGCAGAGACAAGAAAATTAATCCTTGGTGTAATTCCAAATTTCACTAAATCACCAAGCTGGATTTTTATTCCTACTACTACTACGTTTGCAGATCCGAAATCACCTTGGAACTATACTACTGACAAAACAATGGGATTAAAAACACCATCTGATATAGCTAATTTTATAGCAGTAAAAGTGGGTGATGTAAACCATTCAGCAGCAGCGAATGCACAAGGAGGAGTACAAATACGAACAAATGAGAATTTAACTTTTGAAGTTGATGAAACATTTATGAAAGCTGGTGAAACCTATAGAGTTGCATTCAGATCTAATGAATTCAATAATGTAAGTGGATACCAATTTACCATCAACTTTGATAAATTAGGATTATCATATGTTGGTATCGAAGCTGGTGAACTACAATTAACCAATGAAAACTTTGGTTTAACCCAAGTTGAAAATGGAATGATCACAACCAGTTGGAATTCAAACCATCCGATATCAGTAGACAAAAAAGATGTGTTATTCACATTAGTATTCAAAGCAAATCATAATGCAGCTCTTAGTAAATCATTGACCATATCAAGTGATATTACTTATGCAGAAGCATATGATGGACAATTAAATACTCAAGGTGTTAATTTAGATGTTCGTAGCTCAAACGGAGTTACATCATCAGGTGTATTTGAATTGTATCAAAACTCACCTAACCCATTCCAACAAGCTACAGAGATTACCTTCAGATTACCTGAAGCATCTCCTGCTACATTGACGATCTATGATGTAACTGGTAAAGTTCATAGAATTTATAATGTTAAAGGACAAAAAGGATTAAATACAGTTAGTGTAAATCACAATGATTTATCAACTTCTGGAATGTTCTACTATCAATTAGATGCAGCGAATCAAACTGCAACTAAACGAATGATCATCCTAGAATAA
- a CDS encoding sulfurtransferase, whose protein sequence is MKIPPIIEVEMFLNIYKNADVLIFDVSNSKNAKTNYDAEHIEGALFVDLNTQLADIKSDVSIGGRHPLPKIETFAKTLTDLGISKDKHVIIYDDNNGSNAAARFWWMLKSVGHKKVQVLNGGFNHAKNENFPMSSKVEYIKRASGPYQISQWSLPIIELNEVERVSQNLNYLVVDVRSKERYEGKNEPIDLIAGHIPGAINIPFTENLDENGLFLKPDALRKIYEPIFKEIKTENIIVHCGSGVTACHTLLALNYADMEIPKLYVGSWSEWSRNNKKIETTNITL, encoded by the coding sequence ATGAAGATACCTCCAATTATTGAAGTGGAAATGTTTCTAAACATTTATAAAAATGCTGACGTATTGATTTTCGATGTAAGCAACAGTAAAAACGCTAAAACGAACTACGATGCTGAACATATAGAAGGCGCCTTGTTTGTTGATCTGAATACTCAATTAGCGGACATTAAAAGCGATGTTTCCATCGGGGGACGACATCCATTGCCAAAAATAGAAACCTTTGCAAAAACATTGACCGATTTAGGAATTTCAAAAGACAAGCATGTAATTATATACGACGACAACAATGGTTCAAATGCAGCTGCCAGATTTTGGTGGATGCTCAAATCAGTTGGACACAAAAAGGTTCAAGTATTAAACGGTGGATTTAATCATGCTAAAAATGAAAATTTCCCAATGAGTTCAAAAGTAGAATATATTAAACGTGCTTCTGGACCTTATCAAATAAGCCAGTGGAGTTTGCCAATCATCGAATTAAACGAAGTAGAACGTGTTTCACAAAATCTGAATTATTTAGTAGTTGATGTTCGATCCAAAGAACGATATGAAGGAAAAAATGAACCTATTGATTTAATTGCGGGTCATATTCCAGGCGCCATAAATATACCATTTACTGAAAATTTAGACGAAAACGGTTTATTTCTAAAACCTGATGCATTAAGAAAAATCTATGAACCGATTTTTAAAGAAATAAAAACTGAAAATATTATAGTCCATTGTGGTTCCGGTGTAACGGCTTGCCATACTTTACTTGCTTTAAATTATGCTGACATGGAAATACCAAAACTTTATGTTGGTTCATGGAGTGAATGGAGCAGAAATAATAAAAAAATAGAAACAACGAATATAACGCTTTAA
- a CDS encoding transposase → MPFVKVYIHCVWSTKNRVPFLDSKELRIKVWNHMRDNAKVKGIFIDFVNGYSDHCHCLVSLGVDQTIQKIMQLIKGESSFWINKNGLTKHKFEWQDEYYAASVSESILNKVRTYIKNQEEHHSKKTFQDEFDEFISSNGFEKFPSI, encoded by the coding sequence ATGCCATTTGTAAAGGTTTATATACATTGTGTTTGGAGCACTAAAAACAGGGTTCCTTTCCTGGATTCAAAAGAATTGAGAATAAAGGTTTGGAATCATATGAGAGATAATGCAAAAGTAAAAGGAATCTTCATTGATTTTGTTAATGGATATTCAGACCATTGTCATTGTTTAGTCTCTCTAGGAGTTGATCAAACCATTCAGAAAATAATGCAACTCATCAAAGGTGAATCTTCATTTTGGATTAACAAAAATGGATTAACCAAGCACAAATTTGAATGGCAAGATGAATACTATGCTGCATCTGTTTCTGAATCAATACTGAATAAGGTTAGAACATATATCAAAAATCAGGAAGAACACCACAGCAAAAAGACATTTCAGGATGAATTTGATGAATTTATTAGCAGTAATGGATTTGAGAAATTTCCCTCCATCTAA
- a CDS encoding SET domain-containing protein produces the protein MTPKEKLLSELKHNTYIRLLPSTTHGIGVFAIQDIPKGCRDLFMDEEGDWIKLTFEEVNELPDHSKKLIENFCLFDEAYYFVPLEGFKKMDLSLYLNHSDQPNLNSIDDGRYFETTRDIKSGEELFIDYGTIVDSNE, from the coding sequence ATGACCCCAAAAGAAAAACTATTGTCAGAACTAAAACACAATACATACATTAGGCTTTTACCTTCCACTACACATGGAATAGGTGTTTTTGCTATCCAAGACATCCCTAAAGGATGCAGGGATTTGTTCATGGATGAAGAGGGTGATTGGATTAAGTTGACTTTTGAGGAAGTAAACGAACTTCCTGATCATAGTAAAAAATTAATTGAAAATTTTTGTCTATTTGACGAGGCCTATTATTTTGTCCCTTTAGAAGGATTTAAGAAAATGGACTTATCCTTATATTTAAATCACTCAGATCAACCCAATCTTAATTCCATAGACGATGGCCGATACTTTGAAACTACAAGAGATATTAAATCCGGGGAAGAGTTATTTATTGACTATGGCACCATAGTAGATTCAAATGAATAG
- a CDS encoding MATE family efflux transporter has translation MRNSYFLNKDQTQLLILALPIIFGNLSQMMLNIIDALMVGQLGYKELAASSLVNNILGIPFVACIGLTTAISPIIAEYRGNMNHSASGRFLNNAVFSVIVISVCIIFGILIFGNIIYGLRQDPEVASLGKPFLNWMTWSILPMIIYLSVKQFYDGLEQNRFPMIVSLGSIFLNTFLNYILVFGHWGFPAMGLEGSGIATFITRLIMVIVLLVHFYQFVPFKSYDIFNCKLSIMLIKKFLKISLPSSWQYTSEIGAFVILAIIVGWFGAIQQAAHHIAISIAAAAFMISMGLSTAGSIKVGQAMGSGDISSARKFGFNALLLAFYYAIFVGILFVLFRNVIPQAFTKEHEVIWIAGQLLLFAAAFQISDALQAVGIGILRGMQDVKLPTLYTTLAYWGIGIPLGYFLANTLKWEVYGVWTGFIVCLTVMAFLLIARFNKITLG, from the coding sequence ATGCGGAATAGCTACTTTTTAAATAAGGATCAAACTCAATTATTGATATTGGCATTGCCTATTATTTTTGGTAATTTGTCTCAGATGATGCTTAATATCATTGATGCGTTAATGGTTGGTCAATTGGGTTATAAGGAACTTGCTGCATCTTCCTTAGTGAATAATATATTAGGCATTCCATTTGTAGCTTGCATTGGATTGACAACGGCTATTTCTCCAATTATTGCCGAATATAGGGGAAATATGAATCACAGTGCTAGTGGTCGATTTTTAAATAATGCTGTTTTTTCTGTGATTGTTATAAGTGTTTGTATAATATTTGGAATTCTTATTTTTGGAAATATTATATATGGATTAAGGCAAGATCCTGAAGTTGCTAGTTTAGGTAAGCCCTTTTTGAATTGGATGACCTGGTCTATACTACCTATGATTATCTATCTTTCAGTTAAACAATTTTATGATGGACTTGAACAAAATAGGTTTCCAATGATCGTTTCACTGGGTTCCATTTTTTTAAATACATTTTTAAATTATATTTTGGTATTTGGGCACTGGGGATTTCCGGCAATGGGCTTGGAGGGAAGTGGTATTGCGACTTTTATTACACGTTTAATCATGGTAATCGTATTACTGGTACATTTTTATCAATTTGTTCCATTTAAATCTTATGATATTTTTAATTGTAAATTATCAATTATGTTGATAAAAAAATTTTTAAAAATTTCTTTGCCGAGTAGTTGGCAATATACGAGTGAGATTGGAGCATTTGTTATTTTAGCAATTATTGTAGGTTGGTTTGGTGCTATTCAGCAAGCCGCACATCATATTGCAATTTCTATTGCTGCAGCTGCATTTATGATTTCTATGGGATTGTCAACGGCTGGTAGTATAAAAGTTGGACAGGCAATGGGGAGTGGTGATATATCATCGGCAAGGAAATTTGGTTTTAATGCATTGTTATTGGCTTTTTATTATGCAATATTTGTAGGGATTCTATTTGTTTTATTTCGAAATGTAATCCCTCAAGCTTTTACAAAAGAGCATGAAGTCATATGGATTGCTGGTCAGTTATTATTATTTGCAGCTGCATTCCAAATTTCTGATGCATTACAAGCTGTTGGTATTGGAATATTACGTGGAATGCAAGATGTTAAGCTACCTACTTTATATACCACACTAGCTTATTGGGGCATAGGGATTCCATTGGGTTACTTTTTGGCAAATACTTTGAAGTGGGAGGTATATGGTGTTTGGACGGGATTTATTGTATGCCTTACGGTTATGGCATTTTTACTTATAGCGCGGTTTAATAAAATTACACTCGGTTAA